A stretch of Brassica rapa cultivar Chiifu-401-42 chromosome A08, CAAS_Brap_v3.01, whole genome shotgun sequence DNA encodes these proteins:
- the LOC103832830 gene encoding dof zinc finger protein DOF1.7: MQEDLTSAAAYYHHQSMIMTAKQQQQPELPEQEQLNCPRCASPNTKFCYYNNYNLSQPRHFCKNCRRYWTKGGSLRNIPVGGGTRKNSSKRSSVGSSSSAPSSSSPKSKTVAVSDQESRTTGNSGQEMDPTRMLYGLPVGDPSGGRFSSLLVSNMQQIRGVNYETGSGWYPGMELGLGSGIRRNDDAALTDLAMNRVEKN; encoded by the coding sequence ATGCAGGAGGATCTGACGTCAGCAGCAGCGTATTACCACCACCAATCGATGATCATGACGGcgaagcagcagcagcagccggAGTTACCGGAGCAAGAGCAGCTAAACTGCCCGCGCTGTGCCTCACCCAACACCAAGTTCTGTTACTACAACAACTACAACCTCTCACAGCCACGTCACTTCTGCAAAAACTGCCGTCGTTACTGGACCAAAGGCGGTTCCCTCCGTAACATCCCCGTCGGCGGCGGAACTCGCAAGAACAGCAGCAAACGATCCTCTGTCGGATCGTCTTCTTCGGCTCCGTCGAGCAGCAGTCCCAAGAGTAAAACGGTCGCTGTTTCCGACCAAGAGAGTAGAACCACGGGGAATTCGGGTCAGGAAATGGATCCGACCCGGATGTTATACGGGTTACCGGTTGGAGATCCGAGTGGTGGGAGGTTCAGTTCCCTGTTGGTTTCGAATATGCAGCAGATTAGAGGGGTTAACTACGAGACCGGGTCGGGTTGGTATCCGGGTATGGAGTTGGGTTTGGGCTCGGGTATTCGGAGGAATGATGACGCCGCGTTGACTGATCTAGCTATGAACAGAGTGGAGAAGAATTGA
- the LOC103832831 gene encoding LOW QUALITY PROTEIN: serine/threonine protein phosphatase 2A 55 kDa regulatory subunit B alpha isoform-like (The sequence of the model RefSeq protein was modified relative to this genomic sequence to represent the inferred CDS: substituted 1 base at 1 genomic stop codon) codes for MNGEVVSASADPSPPLEWRFSQVFGERSAGEEVNKVDVISAIQFDNSGDHLATGDRGGRVVLFERTDANNSSGGARRDLEETDYPLRHLEFRYKTEFQSHDPEFDYLKSLEIEEKINKIRWCQTANGALFLLSTNDKTIKFWKVQDKKIKKICDVNSDLSRTVVNGEVPEANSSSLRLPVIVTSHESSPVARCRRVYSHAHDYHINSISNNSDGETFISADDLRINLWNLEITNQSFNIVDVKPEKMEDLSEVITSAEFHPTHCNMLAYSSSKGSIRLIDLRQSALCDSHSKLFEELXAAGSKSFFTEIIASVSDMKFAKERRCLLSRDFMTLKLWDINMDSGPVSTFQVHEHLKPKLCDLYENDSIFDKFECCISGNGLQAATGSCSNMFRVFGVSPGSTETASLEASRNPTRRHVPVPSSPFKALSRVVSRGSESPGVDGNSNALDYATKLLHLAWHPSENSIACAAGNSLYMYYA; via the exons atgaaCGGTGAGGTCGTCTCGGCTTCAGCAGACCCATCTCCGCCTCTGGAATGGAGATTCTCTCAGGTCTTCGGTGAAAGAAGCGCCGGTGAAGAAGTTAACAAAG TTGATGTGATTTCAGCTATCCAGTTTGATAACTCCGGCGACCACCTCGCTACTGGGGACCGTGGAGGAAGGGTTGTTCTTTTCGAGAGAACCGATGCCAATAAT AGCAGTGGAGGAGCTAGAAGGGATCTTGAAGAGACAGATTATCCACTGAGGCACCTGGAGTTTCGTTACAAAACAGAGTTTCAGAGTCATGACCCTGAG TTTGATTATCTCAAGAGTTTGGAGATAGaggagaaaataaacaaaatcagATGGTGTCAAACAGCGAATGGCGCTCTTTTTCTCCTATCCACAAACGATAAAACCATCAAGTTTTGGAAG GTTCAAGACAAGAAGATCAAGAAGATTTGTGATGTAAATTCAGATCTTTCAAGAACGGTTGTGAACGGAGAAGTACCTGAAGCGAACAGCTCATCGCTGCGGTTGCCAGTGATA GTAACTAGCCATGAGTCGAGCCCTGTGGCTAGATGTCGAAGAGTATATTCTCATGCTCATGATTATCATATCAATTCCATCTCAAATAATAG TGACGGCGAAACATTTATTTCTGCTGATGATTTGCGAATAAATCTTTGGAATCTGGAAATTACCAATCAAAGTTTCAATATTGTTGATGTCAAGCCTGAGAAAATGGAAGACCTATCTG AGGTTATCACATCAGCAGAGTTTCATCCTACGCATTGCAACATGTTAGCTTATAGCAGTTCGAAAGGCTCAATACGCTTGATTGATTTGCGCCAATCAGCTTTATGTGATTCACATTCCAAATT GTTTGAGGAACTATAAGCAGCTGGTTCTAAATCGTTCTTCACTGAGATAATTGCTTCAGTGTCAGACATGAAATTTGCAAAAGAAAGAAGATGTCTACTTAGCCGTGACTTCATGACACTTAAG TTATGGGACATTAACATGGATTCAGGTCCGGTATCAACTTTCCAGGTTCATGAACATCTGAAACCGAAG CTCTGTGATTTATATGAAAATGATTCCATCTTTGATAAGTTCGAGTGTTGTATAAGTGGCAATGGATTGCAAGCAGCTACTGGTTCTTGCAG CAATATGTTCCGTGTGTTTGGTGTTTCCCCGGGAAGCACCGAGACTGCAAGCTTAGAAGCAAGCAGAAATCCAACGAG GAGACATGTCCCAGTTCCCTCGAGTCCATTCAAAGCTCTAAGCCGTGTTGTAAGTAGAG GATCAGAGAGTCCTGGAGTCGATGGGAATAGCAATGCTCTTGATTACGCAACAAAGTTGCTGCATCTTGCTTGGCATCCAAGCGAGAACTCAATTGCCTGCGCTGCTGGAAATAGCTTGTACATGTACTATGCTTAA